The proteins below come from a single Mesobacillus jeotgali genomic window:
- the lpdA gene encoding dihydrolipoyl dehydrogenase has product MAQEYDLVILGGGTGGYVAAIRASQLGLKTAIVEKGKLGGTCLHKGCIPSKALLRSAEVYATAKKSEDFGVTTGEVGVNFTKVQERKEKIVEQLHRGVQHLMKQGKIDVYEGLGRILGPSIFSPMPGTISVEMNNGEENEMLIPKNVIVATGSRPRTLPGLEADGQYVMTSDEALVMEDLPKSIIIVGGGVIGIEWASMLADFGSQVTVIEYADRIVPTEDKDVSREMQRAMKKKGVKIITNAKVISETLQKGDGVTISAEVKGETKEFTAEKLLVSVGRQANVEGIGLENTDIQLERGFIQTNEYFQTKESHIYGIGDVIGGLQLAHVASHEGIVAVEHIANQNPHPIDYSLVSKCIYSSPEAASVGLTEDEAKEKGHDVKIGKFSFKAIGKALVYGESDGFVKIVADKETNDILGVHMIGPHVTDMISEAGLAKVLDATPWEVAHTIHPHPTLSEAIGEAALAVDGKAIHS; this is encoded by the coding sequence ATGGCTCAAGAATATGATTTGGTCATTCTCGGGGGCGGTACAGGCGGATACGTTGCAGCAATCAGAGCTTCTCAGCTTGGCTTGAAAACTGCCATCGTTGAAAAAGGAAAGCTTGGCGGAACATGCCTGCATAAGGGCTGTATCCCCAGTAAGGCATTGCTCCGCAGTGCGGAAGTATATGCGACAGCAAAGAAAAGTGAAGACTTTGGCGTGACGACAGGTGAAGTTGGCGTCAATTTTACAAAGGTACAGGAAAGAAAAGAAAAAATCGTCGAGCAGCTGCACCGTGGTGTACAACACCTGATGAAACAAGGCAAGATCGATGTCTATGAAGGTTTGGGAAGGATTTTAGGTCCATCCATATTTTCACCGATGCCAGGAACCATTTCTGTTGAGATGAACAATGGCGAGGAAAACGAGATGTTGATCCCAAAGAATGTCATCGTTGCGACAGGTTCAAGACCAAGAACTCTGCCAGGGCTTGAAGCAGATGGCCAATACGTGATGACTTCTGATGAAGCGCTTGTTATGGAGGATCTGCCTAAGTCGATCATCATCGTCGGCGGAGGCGTAATAGGAATTGAATGGGCATCCATGCTTGCAGATTTTGGGTCACAGGTTACAGTCATTGAATACGCGGACCGTATCGTTCCAACTGAGGACAAGGATGTTTCAAGAGAAATGCAGCGCGCAATGAAGAAAAAAGGCGTAAAAATCATAACGAACGCCAAGGTCATATCAGAGACCCTGCAAAAAGGCGATGGTGTCACGATCAGCGCTGAGGTTAAAGGTGAAACGAAAGAATTCACTGCTGAAAAATTGCTTGTTTCTGTTGGGCGCCAGGCGAATGTTGAAGGAATTGGCCTTGAGAATACAGATATTCAGCTGGAAAGAGGTTTCATCCAGACGAACGAATATTTCCAGACAAAGGAATCCCACATCTATGGAATTGGCGATGTAATTGGCGGGTTGCAGCTAGCGCACGTGGCTTCACATGAGGGTATAGTGGCTGTTGAGCACATTGCCAATCAAAATCCACACCCAATCGATTATTCGCTCGTCTCAAAATGTATTTACAGCTCTCCAGAGGCCGCCAGCGTAGGACTGACTGAAGACGAAGCAAAAGAAAAAGGTCACGATGTGAAGATAGGCAAATTCTCTTTCAAGGCAATTGGAAAAGCGCTTGTATATGGTGAATCCGATGGTTTTGTGAAAATCGTAGCTGACAAGGAAACCAATGATATTCTGGGTGTCCATATGATCGGCCCGCATGTAACAGATATGATTTCAGAAGCTGGACTTGCAAAAGTTTTAGACGCTACACCATGGGAAGTTGCCCATACCATCCATCCGCATCCGACATTGTCAGAGGCCATCGGTGAAGCAGCCCTGGCTGTGGATGGCAAAGCAATCCATTCTTAA
- the yqiS gene encoding phosphate butyryltransferase: MKLDSLISMASQGGRKTVAVAAAEDSEVLEAVAKAVELELAHFLLFGNKEEIEQIIAAKHPDLAGSKGIEIIAAPNNNTAGEMAVKAVKNKEANVLMKGNIPTAVILKAVLNKEYGLRSGTVLSHVAVFEVPGYDRFTIVTDAAMNISPDVEQKAQIIKNAVKVAHSIGIDMPKVAPLAAVEVVNPAMQATIDAASLTMMNKRGQIPGCIVDGPLALDNAVSQLAAEHKGIKSEVAGQADILLVPAIEVGNVLYKSLMYFANAKVGAVIAGAKAPIVLTSRADTAESKLYSLALALCSATK, translated from the coding sequence AGGAAAACAGTGGCTGTTGCAGCCGCAGAGGACTCTGAGGTTTTAGAAGCGGTTGCCAAAGCTGTCGAACTGGAGCTTGCCCATTTTCTTCTTTTCGGAAACAAGGAAGAAATAGAGCAGATAATCGCAGCGAAGCATCCAGACCTTGCAGGCAGCAAGGGGATTGAAATCATTGCCGCGCCAAATAATAATACTGCTGGAGAAATGGCTGTGAAAGCAGTCAAAAACAAAGAAGCCAATGTCTTAATGAAAGGCAATATACCTACTGCTGTGATTTTAAAAGCTGTCCTGAATAAAGAATATGGTCTGAGGAGCGGGACGGTACTTTCACATGTGGCGGTGTTCGAAGTGCCAGGCTACGATCGATTCACAATCGTAACCGATGCAGCGATGAATATTTCACCGGACGTTGAGCAAAAAGCACAAATCATCAAGAATGCAGTGAAGGTAGCACATTCTATCGGTATTGATATGCCGAAAGTAGCACCGTTGGCAGCTGTGGAAGTGGTGAATCCCGCGATGCAGGCGACAATAGATGCTGCATCATTAACGATGATGAACAAAAGAGGACAAATCCCCGGTTGCATTGTGGATGGTCCGCTTGCCCTTGATAATGCGGTGTCACAGCTCGCTGCAGAGCATAAGGGAATCAAAAGTGAGGTTGCGGGCCAGGCGGATATACTCTTAGTCCCTGCAATCGAGGTAGGAAATGTTCTATATAAATCATTAATGTACTTTGCCAACGCAAAGGTTGGCGCTGTCATTGCCGGAGCTAAAGCTCCAATAGTGTTAACATCCAGGGCGGACACAGCTGAAAGCAAATTATACTCACTTGCATTAGCGTTATGCTCTGCTACTAAATAA
- the buk gene encoding butyrate kinase: MQQTEHRILVINPGSTSTKIGVYDNEVSVFEKTIRHDSTVINSYETIIDQYEFRKNTILETLDTEGINISKLSAVCGRGGLLRPIEGGTYAVNNKMLEDLRAGYSGQHASNLGGILAYEIASGLNIPSFIVDPVVVDELDPVARVSGFSLIERKSIFHALNQKAVARRVSKELGKKYEDLNLIITHLGGGITVGAHKMGRVVDVNNGLHGDGPFSPERAGTVPAGDLVELCFSGDYFREEIMKKLVGQGGLVGYLGTNDAIKVEKMIKQGNSRAKLVYEAMAYQVAKEIGSASAVLAGKVDAIVLTGGLAYGKEFVQEISERINWIADVIVHPGENELQALAEGALRILRGEEKVKEYPGR, encoded by the coding sequence GTGCAACAAACAGAACATCGGATTCTAGTCATCAATCCAGGATCTACATCAACGAAAATTGGAGTATATGATAATGAGGTATCCGTATTTGAAAAAACAATCCGGCATGACTCAACTGTCATCAACTCCTATGAAACCATCATCGACCAATACGAATTCAGGAAGAATACGATACTTGAAACGCTTGATACGGAAGGAATCAACATTTCAAAATTAAGTGCTGTTTGTGGGCGCGGCGGGCTTTTACGGCCAATCGAAGGCGGAACATATGCAGTGAATAATAAGATGCTCGAAGACCTGCGAGCCGGCTATTCTGGCCAGCATGCTTCAAATCTTGGAGGTATTCTTGCCTATGAAATCGCATCTGGTTTGAATATCCCTTCCTTTATCGTCGATCCGGTCGTGGTCGATGAACTTGACCCGGTAGCTCGAGTGTCAGGATTCTCCCTTATTGAACGAAAAAGCATCTTCCATGCCTTGAATCAAAAGGCAGTCGCACGCAGGGTCTCGAAAGAGCTAGGGAAAAAGTACGAAGATTTAAACTTGATTATTACTCACCTTGGCGGGGGGATCACCGTAGGCGCCCATAAAATGGGAAGGGTTGTCGATGTGAATAACGGTTTGCATGGCGATGGTCCTTTCAGTCCCGAGCGTGCAGGTACAGTACCGGCAGGCGACCTTGTGGAGTTATGTTTTTCTGGAGATTACTTCAGAGAAGAAATCATGAAGAAACTTGTCGGCCAGGGTGGTCTAGTAGGATACCTTGGAACAAATGATGCGATTAAGGTTGAAAAGATGATCAAGCAAGGAAACTCTAGGGCAAAGCTGGTATACGAAGCGATGGCTTACCAGGTAGCAAAGGAAATCGGTTCTGCCAGTGCTGTCCTTGCCGGGAAAGTAGATGCGATTGTCCTGACAGGAGGTCTTGCATATGGCAAAGAGTTCGTCCAGGAAATCTCAGAACGGATCAACTGGATTGCGGACGTCATTGTCCACCCTGGAGAAAATGAATTGCAAGCCCTTGCTGAAGGAGCTCTTCGTATTTTGCGCGGTGAAGAAAAAGTAAAAGAATATCCGGGCAGGTAG